A region of Moorena producens PAL-8-15-08-1 DNA encodes the following proteins:
- a CDS encoding ATP adenylyltransferase family protein: MIEEQPITEGTLVLEPGTLWPKLKAQTEHAIECKALHSIATEYEFVEQEGIRFLVRILSNLVRKDKAKKKQEEKTATSSKDFNPFLPYEQDLFVADLSETHLCLLNKYNVVDHHLLIITRAFEEQDTWLTLQDFAAMWACLGEIDGLAFYNAGTIGGASQRHKHLQLVPLPLAPEGVNIPIENAIASANFQDSVGTIPTLPFIHAIAELDPSWVNSTWDAAQATLKLYHRLLSAVGLPWNNANGNKQSGAYNLLATRQWMLLLPRSQADFQSIGVNSLGFAGALLVRNQEQMKRLKDHGPMTILKNVAVTW, translated from the coding sequence ATGATTGAAGAACAACCAATTACCGAAGGAACACTAGTACTAGAACCAGGTACATTGTGGCCTAAACTGAAAGCACAAACTGAACACGCTATTGAATGTAAAGCACTCCACTCCATAGCGACAGAATACGAATTCGTAGAACAGGAGGGTATTCGCTTCCTGGTGCGGATTTTGTCTAATCTGGTACGGAAAGACAAAGCTAAGAAGAAGCAAGAAGAAAAAACCGCTACTTCATCGAAGGATTTCAACCCTTTTCTTCCCTACGAACAAGATTTATTTGTAGCAGACCTTTCCGAGACCCACCTGTGTCTGTTGAACAAATACAATGTAGTTGACCATCACCTGCTGATCATAACCCGTGCTTTCGAGGAGCAAGATACGTGGCTGACCTTGCAGGATTTTGCTGCTATGTGGGCATGTCTTGGGGAAATTGATGGCTTGGCTTTCTATAATGCTGGAACGATTGGTGGTGCGAGTCAACGACACAAGCACTTGCAACTCGTTCCTCTGCCCCTAGCTCCTGAAGGAGTTAACATCCCGATTGAAAATGCGATCGCATCAGCTAACTTTCAGGACTCTGTTGGCACCATCCCAACCCTGCCCTTTATTCATGCTATTGCTGAGCTTGACCCTAGTTGGGTAAACTCGACCTGGGATGCTGCTCAAGCCACCCTCAAGTTGTACCATAGACTACTGAGTGCAGTCGGGTTGCCATGGAATAATGCCAATGGTAACAAGCAATCCGGTGCCTACAATCTCCTCGCCACACGGCAATGGATGTTGCTTTTACCCCGTTCTCAAGCAGATTTCCAGTCAATTGGTGTCAACTCCCTCGGATTTGCTGGAGCTCTCCTAGTCCGAAACCAAGAGCAAATGAAACGTCTGAAAGACCACGGTCCCATGACAATTTTAAAAAACGTTGCCGTTACTTGGTAA
- a CDS encoding Uma2 family endonuclease gives MERLIGAIADELNLTIKTFGSLTLKRETRLKGAEPDSCYYLQNEPLVRHKQSINLDHDPPPDLVLEVDITSGSLDKRPIYAALGVPELWRYNGQKLEAFVLQQPILIFNQVNQSPTFPWMPLNAIPRFINQSLVDGETATLRAFRAWVRQQHNFE, from the coding sequence ATTGAACGCTTGATTGGTGCGATCGCTGATGAATTAAATCTAACTATCAAAACCTTTGGTTCATTGACTCTAAAGCGAGAAACACGGTTAAAAGGGGCAGAACCTGACTCTTGTTACTATCTCCAAAATGAGCCATTGGTAAGACATAAGCAAAGCATTAATTTAGATCATGACCCACCCCCTGATTTAGTCTTAGAAGTCGATATCACCAGTGGTTCTTTAGATAAGCGCCCCATTTATGCAGCGCTTGGTGTCCCTGAATTATGGCGTTATAATGGACAAAAATTAGAAGCTTTTGTGTTACAACAACCGATTTTAATTTTTAATCAAGTAAATCAAAGCCCAACCTTCCCTTGGATGCCTTTGAATGCTATTCCTAGGTTTATTAACCAAAGTTTAGTCGATGGCGAAACAGCAACGTTACGGGCGTTTAGGGCTTGGGTTAGACAACAACATAATTTTGAGTGA
- a CDS encoding S-layer homology domain-containing protein: MGTLYVNPATGDDSATGSESAPLKTITGITGAISKVQVGDTIQLAPGTYNRASGEKFPLKVPSGIKIVGNDTNKGKDILIEGGGDFVSPSSALQNISISLANNTELRGVTVTNTEPRGTGVWLESTSPIIANCTFTKGNREGIQATGTAAPQILNNLFIANLGQGIAYRKTSAGEARGNICQDMAAGIDIGNEANPLIISNTISGNRFGMTIFSDAKPILRSNEIKNSTDDGISVSDRALPDLGTDSEKGKNIFRNNGKYHINNSSSNQLLSTGNSFTCANKTELAKKIKGDVDLKDSTIIGKHPVDFPDLNDHWAEDFIYALLAEQILSGYPDGTVKPNDKITRAQYAALLVKAFNPQPKRAQKTFKDVDTDYWAAEVIQQAYRGEFLSGYPNDNFKPNDPIKRADVIVSVINGLGLSDTKNNALSFYNDRTTIPTYAVDAVKTATMKKIVVNYPNVKRLRPTEGTTRAELAAIVYQALVAQGKLSAISSPYIVVYTQDSSDSSFSDAAGHWAEKFIEGLCQRELITGYPDGTFKPDAQMTRAQYAALLNQVFTLTPKREAIKFSDVSNDFWAEEVIQKAYRAGFLSGFPDSTFKPNDHIQRVQVLVSLVNGLGLSASENVVPYSDHGSIPDYGKDQVNTATTKGLVVNYPDVEKLQPTEAATRGEVSALIYQALVNAGELAAIDSNYVVKVDAQYNSLEQLRKTKECQNCNLAGVELSGEDLEGAKLAGANLKNANLAGVNLKSADLENANFARVNLESANLESANLKSANLESANLSKANLKSANLKSANLSKANLESANLNKFSSINTTNLEGANLTEANLSKAYIVNINLSGVNLARANLQQALLSFLYISASFPIYQALITSNLKEANLAGANLEDTDLAGIDLSYANLSNASLKGARLEYTFDGTNWDLPNEVYRANLEGANLTNTIMPDGSTHK, translated from the coding sequence ATGGGAACCCTCTACGTCAATCCAGCCACTGGTGATGATAGTGCTACAGGCAGCGAGTCTGCTCCCCTCAAAACCATTACAGGTATTACGGGAGCTATCAGCAAAGTTCAAGTAGGGGACACAATTCAACTAGCCCCTGGAACTTACAATCGCGCCAGTGGGGAAAAATTCCCCCTTAAAGTCCCTTCTGGAATCAAGATAGTTGGTAACGACACTAATAAAGGCAAGGATATCTTAATTGAAGGGGGAGGGGATTTTGTTAGCCCTTCCTCAGCTTTGCAAAATATTAGTATCTCCCTTGCCAATAATACCGAATTGCGGGGGGTGACAGTTACTAATACTGAACCTCGGGGTACGGGGGTTTGGTTAGAATCCACTAGCCCAATTATTGCCAATTGTACCTTTACCAAAGGTAACCGCGAAGGTATTCAAGCCACAGGCACAGCAGCCCCACAAATCCTGAACAATTTATTTATTGCTAATTTAGGACAAGGCATTGCTTACCGCAAAACTAGTGCCGGAGAAGCACGGGGCAATATCTGTCAAGATATGGCTGCTGGTATTGATATTGGGAACGAAGCAAACCCCTTGATTATTAGTAATACCATCTCCGGTAATCGCTTTGGCATGACTATTTTTAGCGATGCCAAACCTATCCTACGCAGCAATGAGATTAAAAATAGTACCGATGATGGTATCTCTGTAAGTGATAGGGCATTGCCTGACTTGGGTACAGACAGTGAAAAGGGCAAGAATATTTTCCGCAACAATGGTAAATATCACATTAATAACAGTAGTAGTAATCAGCTACTCTCCACGGGCAATTCCTTCACCTGTGCTAACAAAACTGAACTTGCTAAAAAAATCAAAGGCGATGTGGACTTAAAAGATAGCACTATTATCGGCAAACATCCTGTTGATTTTCCCGATCTCAACGATCATTGGGCAGAAGATTTTATCTACGCCCTCTTGGCAGAGCAAATCCTCAGTGGCTATCCCGATGGTACTGTCAAACCCAATGATAAGATCACCCGTGCTCAGTATGCAGCCTTATTAGTGAAAGCTTTTAATCCCCAACCTAAACGTGCCCAGAAGACTTTCAAAGACGTTGACACAGATTATTGGGCAGCAGAAGTAATTCAACAGGCATATCGGGGAGAATTCCTCTCTGGTTATCCCAATGATAATTTTAAACCCAACGATCCCATTAAACGGGCAGATGTAATTGTTTCGGTGATCAACGGCTTAGGCTTATCGGATACCAAGAACAATGCCTTAAGTTTCTATAATGATCGCACTACCATTCCCACCTACGCTGTAGATGCGGTTAAAACAGCCACCATGAAAAAAATTGTGGTTAATTACCCCAATGTGAAACGGTTGCGCCCCACCGAAGGTACTACCCGTGCCGAATTAGCAGCCATAGTATATCAAGCATTGGTGGCTCAAGGTAAATTGTCTGCTATCTCTTCTCCTTATATCGTCGTCTACACTCAAGATAGTTCTGATTCTAGTTTCTCAGATGCGGCAGGGCATTGGGCAGAAAAATTCATTGAAGGGTTATGCCAAAGAGAATTAATCACGGGCTATCCTGATGGTACCTTTAAACCCGATGCCCAAATGACCCGTGCCCAATATGCAGCCTTGTTGAATCAAGTCTTTACCCTTACCCCCAAACGGGAAGCAATCAAATTCAGCGATGTCAGCAATGATTTTTGGGCTGAAGAAGTAATCCAAAAAGCTTACCGTGCTGGTTTCCTCTCTGGTTTTCCCGATAGTACATTTAAGCCCAATGACCATATCCAACGGGTACAGGTTTTAGTCTCCCTGGTGAATGGTTTGGGTTTATCAGCCTCTGAAAATGTGGTTCCCTATTCAGATCATGGTAGTATCCCCGACTATGGCAAAGATCAAGTAAATACTGCTACCACCAAGGGCTTGGTGGTTAACTATCCCGATGTGGAGAAACTACAACCCACTGAAGCAGCCACTCGTGGGGAAGTATCGGCATTGATTTACCAAGCCTTGGTGAACGCAGGGGAGTTGGCAGCAATTGACTCCAATTATGTTGTCAAGGTGGATGCTCAATACAATTCCCTGGAACAATTACGGAAAACAAAAGAGTGTCAGAACTGTAATTTAGCTGGGGTAGAACTTTCTGGAGAGGACTTAGAAGGGGCAAAATTAGCCGGAGCTAATCTAAAAAATGCTAATTTGGCTGGGGTTAACCTCAAGTCCGCAGATTTAGAAAACGCTAATTTTGCAAGAGTTAATTTAGAGTCCGCTAACCTAGAGTCCGCTAACCTAAAGTCCGCTAACCTAGAGTCCGCTAACCTCAGTAAAGCGAACCTAAAGTCCGCTAACCTAAAGTCCGCTAACCTCAGTAAAGCGAACCTAGAGTCCGCTAACCTCAATAAATTTAGCTCAATAAATACAACTAATCTTGAAGGTGCAAACCTCACAGAAGCTAACTTATCAAAGGCCTATATCGTGAATATTAATCTCAGTGGGGTTAATCTGGCGAGAGCCAATCTCCAACAAGCACTACTGAGTTTTCTGTATATAAGTGCTTCATTCCCTATCTATCAAGCTTTAATCACTTCCAATCTGAAGGAGGCTAACTTAGCCGGAGCTAATCTTGAGGATACTGACTTGGCGGGAATTGACCTATCCTACGCAAACCTCTCCAACGCCAGTCTCAAAGGAGCGCGTTTAGAGTATACCTTCGATGGCACTAATTGGGACTTGCCCAACGAAGTTTATCGTGCCAACCTCGAAGGGGCGAACTTAACTAACACCATTATGCCCGATGGTAGTACCCATAAATAG